From a single Miscanthus floridulus cultivar M001 chromosome 8, ASM1932011v1, whole genome shotgun sequence genomic region:
- the LOC136469343 gene encoding uncharacterized protein, giving the protein MGARRRGLRGYGGAPAGPAGLRGRAARGLRGRAGGAVTSSRAAGARRRGLLGRAARGLRWRAALRGLRVARGAAGAAGARGEGCGDAVALGRRALWGRAASGSGRGSWRRRGSARAGRTGRFGVGWPVRFR; this is encoded by the coding sequence ATGGGGGCGCGCCGGCGGGGCCTGCGGGGCTACGGGGGCGCACCGGCGGGGCCTGCGGGGCTgcgggggcgcgcggcgcgggggctgCGGGGGCGCGCCGGCGGGGCCGTGACGTCGTCTCGGGCTGCGGGAGCGCGCCGGCGGGGCCTGctggggcgcgcggcgcgggggctgCGGTGGCGCGCGGCGCTGCGGGGGCTGCGGGTGGCGCGCGGCGCTGCGGGGGCTGCGGGGGCGCGCGGCGAGGGCTGTGGAGACGCGGTGGCGCTGGGCCGGCGAGCGCTGTGGGGGCGCGCGGCGAGCGGCAGCGGCAGAGGGAGCTGGCGGCGGCGGGGTAGCGCACGGGCGGGGCGGACTGGCCGGTTTGGGGTGGGGTGGCCGGTTAGGTTTAGATAA